Below is a genomic region from Streptomyces sp. NBC_00461.
GGTGAGGACTTCGCTCCGCCGTGCCGGGACGGATGCGTGGCGGCCGCGGACCTCGGCGTACGCGCGAGGGCCGAGCCCGATGCCGTAGACGCGCCCGGTCACGGTCAACACGCCCTGTCCGATACGGAGTTCGCTCACCTCAGCGTGCGGGGCGCGCAGCCAGCTGCGGACGGAGAGATTGCCCTGCCGGGTCGCGTACGGGATACGGACGGCGACATGGCCGCGGGAGCCACTGGGGGTGCGCGCGGCGAGCGAGCGCAGGTCGGTGGCGCCGGGCACGAGGCGGCGCGGCTCTTCGGCGTCCACGCGCGCGTAGGCGTCCCAACGGCCCTCGGGGAGGGCGACGATGCTGGGCAGCGCGGCACGCAGCCGGCCGTCCGCGGCCGGGGTCAGCGGCAGGCAGACCTCGTCGTGTCCCGAGCGACGGCGCAGGACCAGGAGGGCGGCGCCGCTGTCGCAGGCCGCGGCGACGTCGAACGTCAGCCCGCCCGCCGAGTCGGCGATGCAGTCGGCGCGCAGCGGTGTGGACTGCGGAGCCAACGTCGTCATGCGGCACGGATCCCTTCTCGGTTCCCTTCCCGGTCTGTCCTGCTCTGTCAGACCGGCGAACAGGCCCTTTGGTTGCCCTTTACCCGGACCTGGTCTACGGCCGGTAGGGCAGCTGCGGCACGTCGAAGCAGGTGCTGTTCATGTCTCCCTGGGACACCCAGCCCCTGCCGTCCTGCCAGCGGGCCACCGACAGACAGGTCCTGCGCGTCTTCGGCGGCTCGGCCAGCCGCTCGAACGTGACGGGTACCAGCAGCCCGTCCGCCGTGCGGTTCCCGCCGCGGTTCATGAAGGCGTCCACGCACGCGCGCGTGATGCCCGTCCGGGCGCAGGACTTCGCCGCGTCCGTGAACCACATGGCGGCCGCCCACCCCTCCAACTGCCATTGGGAGTGCGTCTTCAGGCCCTTGGTGGCGTCCCGGAACCGCCGTACGGCCGGGTTGTCCGTGTCCTCGTAGTCGCGGCTGGATCCGGTCGCCCAGAGGGCGTTGCGGCAGCGCGGGGAGTCCTTGTAGTCATCCGCGACGGTGGACGTCCAGTTCTGCACGTTGGTGACCTTGGCGGTCACCTTCGCACCGACCTCGTCCATCGCCTTGCACAGCTGGGCGTTGCCGTGGGTGTCGATGGCGTCGAAGACCAGGTCCGCGCCCTGTTCCTTCAAGTCGGCGGCAGCGGCACGGAAGTTGGGCAGGGCGAAGTCGACCTGCTCGGTGACCACCCTGTACCCCTCGGCCTTCAGGCCCTGCTCGACGAGACGCGCGTAGGCGGCCGAGGAGGCCTGGTTGTACGAGACGACGGCGGCCGTACGGGCGCCCTTCTCGCGCTTGAAGTAGCGGTAGACCTCGGTGCCGCCGTACAGCTTCCCGTCCCAGCCGGGGGTGCCGTTCCTGGGCGCGAGGCTGCCGTAGATGCCGTACAGGTGCGGCCAGGTGTCG
It encodes:
- a CDS encoding ABC transporter substrate-binding protein, with protein sequence MRRVRRPRAASPGTRSAAAAALLLLLGTACGSRLPESDFEHGGRSNAPVPSSGTPLRVGIVTSATSPVGGNTFTGPRDGAKAFFDQLNAHGGIDGHPVEVSECDDGGSGVGNNSCVHQLIDEDKVVALVATTALDYAGASRVSHARVPDIGGQPIGAAYDTWPHLYGIYGSLAPRNGTPGWDGKLYGGTEVYRYFKREKGARTAAVVSYNQASSAAYARLVEQGLKAEGYRVVTEQVDFALPNFRAAAADLKEQGADLVFDAIDTHGNAQLCKAMDEVGAKVTAKVTNVQNWTSTVADDYKDSPRCRNALWATGSSRDYEDTDNPAVRRFRDATKGLKTHSQWQLEGWAAAMWFTDAAKSCARTGITRACVDAFMNRGGNRTADGLLVPVTFERLAEPPKTRRTCLSVARWQDGRGWVSQGDMNSTCFDVPQLPYRP